The following are from one region of the Amycolatopsis sp. QT-25 genome:
- a CDS encoding C40 family peptidase, translated as MQSHPVKRVVSGALAAAAVITAVTVAQPAATAAPTPALQQPPSGSEALAKYRDLAAQAEKANEDLLKAKDDLAAKQAELDKATADAAAAKDLGVKAAGDEKTFQAEVNKFAGASFTSGMQLNKLSSLLSGASTQDFLERSSALEVLAANKNTALNNLSGAVAQAAAAAKQAADAQNTAVAARDTAAKLTTDIEARQKTLADQLKEIERAGGNLSAADRTAQKDKGGAFPNLPAPGAAAAAALAAAKSKLGSPYGWGDTGPSSFDCSGLMLWAYKQAGLTLPRSSRQQSTFGAPVQRSQLQPGDLVFYNSPVSHVGMYVGNGMMVHAPTTGDVVKVSPLQNNYVGARRPTA; from the coding sequence GTGCAGTCGCATCCAGTCAAGCGCGTGGTGTCAGGAGCTTTGGCCGCGGCCGCGGTGATCACCGCCGTAACGGTCGCCCAGCCTGCTGCCACTGCCGCCCCAACCCCCGCCCTCCAACAGCCCCCGTCCGGTTCGGAGGCTCTCGCCAAGTACCGCGACCTCGCGGCACAGGCGGAGAAGGCCAACGAAGACCTCCTCAAGGCGAAGGACGATCTCGCCGCGAAGCAGGCGGAGCTCGACAAGGCCACGGCGGACGCCGCCGCCGCCAAGGACCTCGGTGTCAAGGCGGCCGGTGACGAGAAGACGTTCCAGGCCGAGGTGAACAAGTTCGCCGGTGCCTCCTTCACCAGCGGTATGCAGCTGAACAAGCTGTCGTCGCTGCTGTCGGGCGCGTCGACCCAGGACTTCCTGGAGCGCTCCTCGGCGCTCGAGGTCCTCGCCGCGAACAAGAACACCGCCCTGAACAACCTGAGCGGTGCCGTCGCCCAGGCCGCGGCCGCGGCGAAGCAGGCGGCCGACGCCCAGAACACCGCGGTCGCCGCCCGTGACACGGCCGCCAAGCTGACCACGGACATCGAGGCGCGGCAGAAGACGCTGGCCGACCAGCTCAAGGAGATCGAGCGGGCCGGCGGCAACCTGAGCGCCGCGGACCGCACCGCCCAGAAGGACAAGGGCGGCGCGTTCCCGAACCTGCCCGCTCCGGGTGCCGCCGCGGCGGCGGCCCTCGCGGCCGCGAAGAGCAAGCTCGGCAGCCCGTACGGCTGGGGCGACACCGGCCCCTCGTCCTTCGACTGCTCGGGTCTGATGCTCTGGGCGTACAAGCAGGCCGGTCTCACCCTGCCGCGGTCCAGCCGTCAGCAGTCGACCTTCGGCGCCCCGGTGCAGAGGTCGCAGCTCCAGCCGGGCGATCTGGTGTTCTACAACTCGCCGGTTTCGCACGTCGGCATGTACGTCGGCAACGGCATGATGGTGCACGCGCCGACCACCGGCGACGTCGTCAAGGTGTCGCCGCTGCAGAACAACTACGTCGGCGCCCGTCGCCCGACGGCCTGA
- a CDS encoding DEDD exonuclease domain-containing protein: protein MDTGRRPGAAQLAFDELGTPLRDTTFVVFDLETTGTKPGPDGITEIGAVKVRAGEIVGEFATFVNPGMPIPPQIVELTGITGAMVYDAPRIERVLPAFLEFVSGAVLVAHNAPFDTGFMRAACEGHGYRWPKTAVVCTVRLARRVISRDETPSYRLSALAALFGARTTPNHRALADARATVDVLHALLERVGNLGVHTLEELLDYLPEVTPAQRRKRSLAEHLPSRPGVYLFRGPSDEVLYVGTSSDLRRRVRQYFTGSESRGRIREMVALAERVDAVECAHALEAAVRELRLIAAHRPMYNRRSKNPRHAWWVALTEEAFPRLSVVRVPRDGMLGPFRTQTDARSAADTLAGASGLRTCTQRISATSPNGTPCVLAELGRCGAPCAGKQTIEAYRPGVLAVSGLIAGTDGGPLRAAADQLARLSVAEHYEQAAQHRDQLAGLIRAVGRAHRQSALAAIPELIAAGPDGKGGWELSVIRYGRLASAGVARRGVPPMPVVEMLVASAETVIPGPGPLFGAIPEEIGILLRWLTRPGVRLVRTTQPWAEPAAVAGGWQEWLDLASSATALERVAG from the coding sequence ATGGACACCGGACGGCGGCCCGGCGCGGCGCAACTCGCCTTCGACGAGCTCGGAACCCCTTTGCGGGACACCACTTTCGTGGTATTCGACCTGGAGACCACGGGGACGAAACCCGGTCCGGACGGGATCACCGAGATCGGCGCCGTCAAGGTCCGTGCGGGTGAGATCGTCGGCGAGTTCGCCACCTTCGTCAATCCCGGGATGCCGATCCCGCCGCAGATCGTCGAGCTCACCGGCATCACCGGCGCGATGGTCTACGACGCTCCCCGCATCGAGCGTGTGCTGCCGGCGTTCCTCGAGTTCGTCTCCGGTGCCGTCCTCGTGGCGCACAACGCGCCCTTCGACACCGGTTTCATGCGCGCGGCCTGCGAGGGCCACGGCTACCGCTGGCCCAAGACCGCCGTCGTGTGCACGGTCCGGCTCGCCCGCCGGGTCATCTCCCGCGACGAGACACCCAGCTACCGCCTCTCCGCGCTGGCCGCGTTGTTCGGGGCACGCACGACGCCCAACCACCGGGCGCTCGCGGACGCGCGTGCCACCGTCGACGTCCTGCACGCGCTGCTCGAACGAGTGGGCAACCTCGGCGTCCACACCCTCGAGGAACTGCTGGACTACCTGCCCGAGGTCACCCCGGCCCAGCGCCGCAAACGGTCTCTGGCCGAGCACCTGCCGTCGAGGCCGGGCGTCTACCTGTTCCGCGGTCCGAGCGACGAGGTCCTCTACGTCGGGACGTCTTCCGACCTGCGCCGCCGGGTCCGCCAGTACTTCACCGGGTCGGAAAGCCGAGGGCGGATCCGGGAGATGGTCGCGCTGGCCGAGCGGGTCGACGCGGTCGAATGCGCGCACGCGCTGGAGGCCGCGGTCCGCGAACTCCGGCTGATCGCCGCCCACCGTCCCATGTACAACCGCCGTTCCAAGAACCCACGGCACGCCTGGTGGGTCGCGTTGACCGAGGAGGCGTTCCCCCGCCTCTCGGTGGTCCGCGTGCCGCGAGACGGGATGCTGGGGCCCTTTCGCACCCAGACCGACGCTCGCTCGGCAGCGGACACCCTCGCCGGCGCGTCGGGGCTGCGGACCTGTACCCAGCGGATCTCGGCCACCTCGCCGAACGGGACGCCCTGCGTCCTGGCCGAACTCGGCCGGTGCGGAGCGCCGTGCGCCGGTAAGCAGACGATCGAGGCGTACCGCCCGGGTGTGCTGGCGGTGTCCGGGCTCATCGCCGGGACGGACGGAGGTCCGCTGCGGGCCGCCGCCGATCAGCTGGCCCGGCTTTCCGTCGCGGAACACTACGAACAGGCCGCCCAGCACCGGGACCAGCTGGCCGGGCTGATCCGCGCGGTCGGCCGGGCGCACCGGCAGTCGGCGCTGGCGGCCATCCCGGAGCTGATCGCCGCCGGACCGGACGGGAAGGGTGGCTGGGAGCTGTCTGTGATCCGGTACGGCAGGCTCGCGTCGGCGGGTGTCGCACGGCGCGGGGTGCCGCCGATGCCGGTGGTCGAAATGCTCGTGGCCTCGGCGGAGACGGTCATCCCCGGCCCCGGCCCGCTCTTCGGCGCGATCCCGGAGGAGATCGGCATCCTGCTGCGCTGGCTGACCCGCCCCGGTGTCCGGCTCGTGCGCACGACTCAGCCCTGGGCGGAGCCCGCCGCCGTGGCGGGCGGCTGGCAGGAGTGGCTCGACCTGGCGTCGAGCGCGACGGCGCTGGAACGTGTGGCGGGCTAG
- a CDS encoding cytochrome bc complex cytochrome b subunit — MSSLTTPTKGTNPVEKAAGAGAKWADDRYHLAKGMRHQLNKVFPTHWSFLLGEIALYSFIILLLSGVYLTLFFDPSMEEVVYNGSYTGLQGVEMSRAFATTLDISFDVRGGLFVRQLHHWAALIFVASMMVHMFRIFFTGAFRRPREANWVIGALLLVLGMFEGFFGYSLPDDLLSGTGIRATLSGIVLSVPVMGTWIHWALFGGEFPGNEIIPRLYTIHILLLPGIMLGLVAAHLALVWYQKHTQFPGVRRKETNVVGVRIMPVFALKGGAFFALVTGVIALMSGLFQINPIWNIGPYNAAQVSAGSQPDWYMAWADGMLRIWPAWELYLGNYTVPAVFFPGAIGMPLLISLLVMYPWIERKLSKDTAHHNLLQRPRDVPVRTSLGIMTLTFFAVIMLSGFNDIIAFAFDISLNATTWAGRIGVLLLPPIAYYLTYRICLGLQRADHEVLEHGVETGIIKRLPHGEFIEIHQPLGPVDGHGHAIPLEYQGASVPKKMNKLGSAGHAVAGSTWSPDPVEETVALERARSNGHANGNGNGKVDDIGGEPSQERKEITSRH, encoded by the coding sequence ATGAGTTCACTCACCACCCCGACGAAGGGGACGAACCCGGTCGAGAAGGCCGCGGGCGCTGGTGCGAAGTGGGCCGACGACCGGTACCACCTGGCCAAGGGCATGCGGCACCAGCTCAACAAGGTGTTCCCGACGCACTGGTCGTTCCTGCTCGGCGAGATCGCGCTCTACAGCTTCATCATCCTGTTGCTGTCGGGTGTCTATCTCACGCTGTTCTTCGACCCCTCCATGGAGGAGGTCGTCTACAACGGCAGCTACACCGGCTTGCAGGGCGTCGAGATGTCGCGCGCCTTCGCGACCACGCTGGACATCTCGTTCGATGTCCGCGGCGGCCTGTTCGTCCGCCAGCTGCACCACTGGGCCGCGCTGATCTTCGTGGCTTCGATGATGGTGCACATGTTCCGGATCTTCTTCACCGGCGCGTTCCGGCGCCCGCGTGAGGCGAACTGGGTCATCGGTGCGCTGCTGCTGGTCCTGGGCATGTTCGAGGGCTTCTTCGGCTACTCGCTCCCGGACGACCTGCTCTCCGGTACCGGTATCCGCGCGACCCTGTCGGGCATCGTGCTCTCGGTGCCGGTCATGGGCACCTGGATCCACTGGGCGCTGTTCGGCGGGGAGTTCCCCGGCAACGAGATCATCCCGCGCCTGTACACGATCCACATCCTGCTGCTGCCGGGCATCATGCTCGGCCTGGTGGCCGCGCACCTGGCGCTGGTCTGGTACCAGAAGCACACGCAGTTTCCCGGTGTGCGCCGCAAGGAGACCAACGTCGTCGGCGTCCGCATCATGCCGGTCTTCGCGCTCAAGGGCGGCGCGTTCTTCGCGCTGGTCACCGGTGTCATCGCGCTGATGTCGGGTCTGTTCCAGATCAACCCGATCTGGAACATCGGCCCGTACAACGCGGCGCAGGTCTCGGCGGGCTCGCAGCCGGACTGGTACATGGCGTGGGCCGACGGCATGCTGCGGATCTGGCCCGCGTGGGAGCTCTACCTCGGGAACTACACGGTCCCGGCGGTCTTCTTCCCCGGCGCGATCGGGATGCCCCTGCTGATCAGCCTGCTGGTGATGTATCCCTGGATCGAGCGAAAGCTGTCCAAGGACACCGCGCACCACAACCTGCTGCAGCGTCCGCGCGACGTTCCGGTGCGGACCTCGCTGGGCATCATGACCCTGACGTTCTTCGCGGTCATCATGCTGTCGGGCTTCAACGACATCATCGCGTTCGCCTTCGACATCTCGCTGAACGCGACGACGTGGGCGGGCCGGATCGGTGTCCTGCTGCTGCCGCCGATCGCGTACTACCTCACCTACCGGATCTGCCTCGGCCTCCAGCGGGCCGACCACGAGGTGCTCGAACACGGTGTCGAAACCGGCATCATCAAGCGCCTGCCGCACGGTGAGTTCATCGAGATCCACCAGCCGCTCGGCCCGGTGGACGGCCACGGCCACGCGATCCCGCTCGAGTACCAGGGCGCGTCGGTGCCGAAGAAGATGAACAAGCTCGGCTCGGCCGGGCACGCCGTCGCCGGTTCGACCTGGTCCCCGGACCCGGTCGAGGAGACGGTCGCGCTGGAGCGCGCCCGGTCCAACGGGCACGCCAACGGCAACGGCAACGGCAAGGTCGACGACATCGGTGGTGAGCCTTCGCAGGAGCGCAAGGAGATCACCTCCAGGCACTAA
- a CDS encoding cytochrome c, which produces MTSSKDNTPPTDSSARRRDSAQRRFRKRSKARRRFAGALALGIALLSVGGLYAVFAPEPQTAQAQGESALLREGEKLYNNTCIECHGPKLEGVPDRGPSLIGIGDAAVYFQTSTGRMPAVRQEAQAQRKPPKLSEAEVNALGAYIQANGGGVQRPTEKGDALRGEDVARGSELFRLNCASCHGFTGRGGALSSGKFAPNLDPATEEQIYTAMLTGPQNMPKFSDRQLSPEEKKDIIAFVKSVSNGNNSPGGNSLGGLGPASEGAIAWIVGIAALIGVTLWIGSKA; this is translated from the coding sequence ATGACCTCCAGCAAGGACAACACTCCGCCGACGGACTCTTCCGCGCGGAGGCGGGATTCGGCCCAGCGCCGCTTCCGCAAGCGGTCGAAGGCACGCAGGCGGTTCGCCGGCGCGCTGGCGCTCGGGATCGCGCTGCTGAGCGTGGGCGGGTTGTACGCCGTTTTCGCCCCGGAGCCGCAGACCGCGCAGGCGCAGGGCGAATCCGCCCTCCTGCGCGAGGGCGAGAAGCTCTACAACAACACGTGCATCGAATGTCACGGGCCGAAGCTCGAAGGTGTCCCCGACCGTGGCCCGAGCCTCATCGGTATCGGCGACGCGGCCGTGTACTTCCAGACCTCCACCGGCCGGATGCCGGCGGTCCGCCAGGAAGCCCAGGCGCAGCGGAAGCCGCCGAAGCTGTCCGAGGCCGAGGTCAACGCCCTGGGTGCCTACATCCAGGCCAACGGCGGCGGCGTGCAGCGCCCCACCGAGAAGGGTGACGCGCTGCGCGGCGAGGACGTCGCGCGCGGCAGCGAACTCTTCCGCCTCAACTGCGCCTCCTGCCACGGCTTCACCGGCCGCGGCGGCGCGCTGTCCTCGGGCAAGTTCGCCCCGAACCTGGACCCGGCCACGGAAGAGCAGATCTACACCGCGATGCTCACCGGGCCGCAGAACATGCCCAAGTTCTCCGACCGGCAGCTGTCGCCGGAGGAGAAGAAGGACATCATCGCGTTCGTGAAGTCCGTGAGCAACGGGAACAACTCGCCCGGCGGTAACTCGCTCGGCGGTCTCGGCCCGGCCTCGGAGGGCGCGATCGCGTGGATCGTCGGGATCGCCGCGCTGATCGGCGTGACGTTGTGGATTGGATCGAAGGCATGA
- a CDS encoding NYN domain-containing protein, whose product MQPQPAVPETSEDATGGPSGVVASADTEVPSEEVPAEGWTSLPETVRERIAELAAAAVGKLPVADVPRQLRPVAKFAPAKRARLGGTALLAALRESSQFRVAVTEWLREHRKDALDPNAPDSVAAAAAAVLLGEAGAAGRVRLVAKNAEETALRAERDAALARNQRLETELAQLREELREVKEIAGGARGERDAEVEKLLKRLREQGVQLRQAKDAVAEAHARLESGGAESAAEIKALKAQLDRERQRVAAERARAEKAVTDAEIARQSAREARQADEVRLGLLLDTIEGAVGGLRRELSVSARGQRPADMVRGATSGLGAGGRIQDVTALDRHLALPNVHLIVDGYNVTKTGYPELALSDQRDRLIHQLSALAARTSAEVTVVFDGAGVLSVPAAVPRGVRVLFSERGVLADDVIRSLVAAEPPGRPMVVASTDRAVADSVRRKGAHPVPSAVLVSRLSRV is encoded by the coding sequence ATGCAACCGCAGCCCGCAGTGCCCGAAACATCCGAGGACGCCACCGGCGGCCCTTCGGGTGTCGTGGCGTCGGCGGACACGGAGGTGCCGTCCGAAGAGGTGCCCGCCGAAGGCTGGACGTCCTTGCCGGAGACCGTGCGGGAGCGGATCGCCGAGCTGGCGGCCGCCGCCGTCGGCAAACTGCCGGTCGCCGACGTGCCGAGGCAGCTGCGCCCGGTCGCCAAGTTCGCCCCGGCGAAACGCGCGCGACTCGGCGGGACGGCGTTGCTCGCCGCGCTGAGGGAGTCTTCGCAGTTCCGGGTCGCGGTCACCGAATGGCTGCGTGAGCACCGTAAGGACGCTCTCGACCCGAACGCCCCCGATTCCGTCGCCGCCGCGGCCGCCGCCGTGCTCCTCGGCGAGGCCGGCGCGGCGGGCCGGGTCCGGCTGGTGGCGAAGAACGCCGAGGAGACGGCGTTGCGCGCCGAACGCGATGCCGCGCTGGCCCGCAACCAGCGGCTCGAGACCGAACTGGCCCAGCTGCGCGAAGAGTTGCGCGAAGTCAAGGAGATCGCCGGTGGTGCGCGGGGTGAACGCGACGCCGAGGTCGAAAAACTGTTGAAGCGCTTGCGAGAACAAGGTGTCCAGCTGCGTCAGGCCAAGGACGCGGTCGCCGAGGCTCACGCCCGACTGGAGAGCGGCGGCGCCGAGAGCGCCGCGGAGATCAAGGCGTTGAAGGCCCAGCTGGACCGCGAGAGGCAGCGGGTCGCGGCTGAGCGGGCGCGGGCGGAGAAGGCCGTCACCGACGCCGAAATCGCCCGGCAATCCGCCCGCGAGGCGCGTCAGGCCGACGAGGTCAGGCTCGGGCTGCTGCTCGACACCATCGAAGGCGCCGTCGGCGGGCTTCGCCGGGAGCTTTCGGTGAGCGCGCGGGGCCAGCGCCCGGCGGACATGGTCCGCGGCGCGACGTCGGGCCTGGGGGCGGGCGGCAGGATCCAGGACGTCACCGCGCTCGACCGGCATCTCGCGCTGCCCAACGTGCATCTGATCGTCGACGGCTACAACGTCACGAAGACCGGCTACCCGGAACTGGCGCTTTCCGACCAGCGCGACCGGCTGATCCACCAGCTTTCCGCACTCGCCGCGCGGACGTCGGCCGAAGTCACCGTGGTGTTCGACGGCGCCGGCGTGCTCTCCGTGCCCGCGGCCGTGCCGCGCGGGGTGCGGGTGCTGTTCTCCGAACGCGGCGTCCTCGCGGACGACGTCATCCGCTCCCTGGTCGCGGCCGAGCCGCCGGGGCGGCCGATGGTGGTCGCGAGCACGGACCGCGCGGTGGCGGATTCGGTACGGCGCAAGGGCGCGCATCCGGTGCCGTCCGCGGTGCTGGTGTCACGGCTCAGCCGGGTCTGA
- a CDS encoding glycosyltransferase family 4 protein encodes MLRTLLVTNDFPPRPGGIQNYLNSLATRLPADDLVVYAPSWESSTGSHGEFDAAAPFEVVRHPTSLMLPTPDVFKRAKEIMRARDCEAVWFGAAAPLALLGHPLRTAGARRLLASTHGHEVGWSMLPGSRQALRRIGDTVDVITYVSKYTRSRFSAAFGPMAGLEMLPCGVDTELYRPDAAAGEEIRARHGLGGRPTIVCVSRLVPRKGQDMLIKILPELRKRIPDVALLLVGGGPYRKTLTGLVEAMGLEDSVVITGSVPWKELPAHYNAGDVFAMPARTRGKGLDVEGLGIVYLEASASGLPVVAGNSGGAPETVLDEVTGHVVDGRDEQQLRETLAALLADPVRARRMGAAGREWVGEHWRWDTLAARLSGLLDGDPVAAVR; translated from the coding sequence GTGCTGAGGACCCTGCTGGTGACCAACGACTTCCCGCCCCGGCCCGGCGGCATCCAGAACTACCTGAACTCGCTGGCCACCCGCCTGCCCGCAGACGACCTCGTCGTCTATGCCCCCTCCTGGGAATCGAGCACCGGCTCGCACGGCGAGTTCGACGCCGCCGCCCCATTCGAGGTCGTACGCCATCCGACGTCGCTCATGCTGCCGACACCGGACGTGTTCAAGCGGGCCAAGGAGATCATGCGCGCCCGCGACTGCGAGGCCGTCTGGTTCGGCGCCGCCGCGCCGCTGGCGTTGCTGGGGCATCCGCTGCGGACGGCGGGCGCCCGCCGGTTGCTGGCCTCGACACACGGCCACGAGGTCGGCTGGTCGATGCTCCCGGGTTCCCGGCAGGCGTTGCGCCGGATCGGTGACACCGTCGACGTGATCACCTACGTCAGCAAGTACACGCGCTCCCGGTTTTCGGCCGCCTTCGGCCCGATGGCGGGATTGGAGATGCTTCCGTGTGGCGTCGACACCGAGCTTTACCGGCCGGACGCGGCCGCGGGCGAGGAGATCCGCGCCCGGCACGGTCTCGGCGGCCGTCCGACGATCGTCTGCGTTTCGCGGCTGGTGCCGCGCAAGGGCCAGGACATGCTGATCAAGATCCTGCCCGAGCTCCGCAAGCGGATCCCGGACGTGGCGCTGCTGCTCGTCGGCGGCGGCCCGTACCGCAAGACGCTCACCGGGCTCGTCGAGGCGATGGGGCTCGAGGACAGCGTCGTCATCACCGGATCGGTGCCGTGGAAGGAGTTGCCCGCGCACTACAACGCGGGTGACGTCTTCGCGATGCCGGCGCGGACGCGGGGGAAGGGGCTCGACGTCGAGGGCCTGGGCATCGTGTATCTGGAGGCTTCGGCGTCGGGGCTGCCGGTCGTCGCCGGGAACTCCGGGGGCGCGCCGGAAACGGTGCTGGACGAGGTCACCGGGCATGTCGTCGACGGCCGTGACGAGCAGCAGCTGCGGGAGACGCTGGCCGCGTTGCTGGCGGATCCGGTGCGGGCACGGCGGATGGGGGCCGCCGGTCGCGAATGGGTCGGCGAGCACTGGCGGTGGGACACCCTGGCGGCCAGGCTTTCCGGGCTGCTCGACGGCGATCCCGTGGCGGCGGTGCGCTGA
- a CDS encoding IS30 family transposase: MRVHRWLPRSVRVGFWDQVRAGVAAKPAARAVGLSPTTGVRLFRQAGGVIGNAPARPGPLRLSLAEREEIACLKAAGQGPRAIGRAIARPASTVSRELARNTGSSGRYRAVSAQHTAENRAKRPKAAKLAADTVLRDVVQDRLNRKWSPRQIARRLVLEFPDQPEMRVSHETIYQALYVQGKGALRRELTQALRTGRALRMPRRQAQARRARPAGRIPDMVNISERPAEVTDRAVPGHWEGDLILGKNNKSAIGTLVERSTRFVMLLHLPHGRDAATVAHAMTETIQTLPPLLLKSLTWDQGKEMAHHKKITLATGIDIYFCDPHAPWQRGTNENTNGLLRQYFPTSTDLSQHTAADLARVAAELNGRPRETLDWHTPAEALEALLSNQQTMRVATTM; encoded by the coding sequence GTGCGGGTTCATCGGTGGTTGCCGCGGTCGGTGCGGGTGGGGTTTTGGGATCAGGTCCGGGCCGGGGTGGCGGCGAAGCCGGCGGCCCGGGCGGTGGGGCTGTCCCCGACGACGGGGGTGCGGTTGTTCCGGCAGGCTGGCGGGGTGATCGGTAACGCACCTGCTCGGCCTGGTCCCCTCCGGTTGAGCCTGGCCGAGCGGGAAGAGATCGCCTGCCTGAAAGCCGCGGGCCAGGGGCCCCGGGCGATCGGGCGGGCGATCGCCCGGCCGGCCTCGACCGTGTCCCGCGAGCTGGCCCGCAACACCGGTTCCTCCGGCCGCTATCGGGCTGTCAGCGCGCAGCACACGGCCGAGAACCGTGCGAAACGCCCGAAGGCCGCGAAACTGGCCGCGGACACCGTGTTGCGGGACGTGGTGCAGGACAGGCTGAACCGTAAATGGTCCCCGCGTCAGATCGCGCGGAGACTGGTGCTGGAGTTCCCCGACCAGCCGGAGATGCGGGTGTCCCACGAAACGATCTACCAAGCACTGTATGTCCAGGGAAAAGGCGCGCTGCGCCGCGAACTCACCCAGGCGTTGCGGACCGGGCGGGCACTGCGGATGCCCCGCCGGCAGGCCCAGGCCCGCCGGGCCCGGCCCGCGGGCAGGATCCCCGACATGGTCAACATCTCCGAACGGCCCGCCGAGGTCACCGACCGCGCCGTCCCCGGGCATTGGGAAGGCGACCTGATCCTGGGCAAGAACAACAAATCCGCGATCGGGACCCTGGTCGAACGATCGACCCGGTTCGTGATGCTGCTGCACCTGCCCCACGGACGCGACGCCGCCACCGTCGCTCACGCCATGACCGAGACCATCCAGACGCTGCCGCCGCTGCTGCTGAAATCCTTGACCTGGGACCAGGGCAAGGAAATGGCCCACCACAAAAAGATCACCCTGGCCACCGGGATCGACATCTACTTCTGCGACCCACACGCACCCTGGCAACGCGGAACCAACGAGAACACCAACGGACTACTCCGCCAATACTTCCCCACAAGCACCGACCTGTCCCAGCACACCGCCGCAGACCTCGCACGAGTCGCCGCCGAACTCAACGGCCGCCCCCGCGAAACCCTCGACTGGCACACACCCGCCGAAGCCCTCGAAGCACTACTCTCCAACCAACAAACAATGCGTGTTGCAACCACCATGTGA
- a CDS encoding Lrp/AsnC ligand binding domain-containing protein, whose product MITAIVLVQVEADAIPEAAQAIADIDGVREVYSCAGDVDLIASVRVAAHEDLADLIPAKIGKVPGVLSTVTHIAFRSYSKADSESAFDIGVEGA is encoded by the coding sequence TTGATCACGGCGATCGTGCTGGTCCAGGTCGAAGCCGATGCGATCCCCGAGGCCGCGCAGGCGATCGCGGACATCGACGGGGTCCGCGAGGTCTACTCCTGCGCGGGCGACGTCGACCTGATCGCTTCGGTCCGCGTCGCGGCCCACGAGGACCTCGCGGATCTGATCCCGGCGAAGATCGGCAAGGTCCCCGGCGTGCTCAGCACCGTCACGCACATCGCCTTCCGCTCGTACTCGAAGGCCGACAGCGAGTCCGCGTTCGACATCGGCGTCGAAGGCGCCTGA
- a CDS encoding ubiquinol-cytochrome c reductase iron-sulfur subunit, which translates to MSAEGPKPPTEAELADMDRDQLVKLGTALDGVEIIEYPTPWPVEGTKAEKRAERAVALWFVLAALSGLAFVVLLAWPHWFEYKEPGKTGYTLYTLYTPLLGVTLGVAVLAIGVGAVLYTKKFIPAEVSIQERGDGGSKEVDKATILAQLADSGSRSTIARRSMIKRSAGAGAGVLGLAVAALPIASFIKDPWKDTENRDSLWHSGWKKNFPDEVVYLRRNTGRPHEISLVKAEDLDAGAMETVFPYRKSEEHDEHALSAAFKRVDNPVMLIRLRPTDAAKVVKRQGQEDYNFGDYYAYTKICSHVGCPTSLYEQRTNRILCPCHQSQFDALHYAKPIFGPATRPLAQLPITVDSEGYLIARGDFNEAVGPAFWERKS; encoded by the coding sequence ATGAGCGCCGAAGGGCCGAAGCCGCCGACAGAGGCGGAGTTGGCGGACATGGATCGCGACCAGCTCGTCAAGCTGGGTACCGCGCTCGACGGGGTCGAGATCATCGAGTACCCGACGCCTTGGCCGGTCGAGGGGACGAAGGCGGAGAAGCGCGCCGAGCGCGCCGTCGCACTCTGGTTCGTGCTGGCCGCGCTGTCCGGCCTCGCGTTCGTGGTCCTCCTCGCGTGGCCGCACTGGTTCGAGTACAAGGAGCCGGGCAAGACCGGCTACACGCTGTACACGCTGTACACGCCGCTGCTCGGTGTCACGCTCGGCGTGGCCGTGCTCGCCATCGGCGTCGGCGCCGTCCTCTACACCAAGAAGTTCATCCCGGCCGAGGTCTCCATCCAGGAGCGCGGGGACGGCGGGTCGAAAGAGGTCGACAAGGCCACCATCCTCGCCCAGCTGGCCGACTCGGGCAGCCGCAGCACCATCGCGCGCCGGTCGATGATCAAGCGGTCCGCGGGGGCCGGTGCCGGTGTGCTCGGTCTCGCCGTCGCGGCGCTGCCGATCGCGTCCTTCATCAAGGACCCGTGGAAGGACACCGAGAACCGCGACTCCCTGTGGCACTCGGGCTGGAAGAAGAACTTCCCGGACGAGGTCGTCTACCTGCGCCGCAACACCGGCCGTCCGCACGAGATCTCCCTGGTCAAGGCCGAGGACCTCGACGCGGGCGCGATGGAGACGGTGTTCCCGTACCGCAAGTCCGAAGAGCACGACGAGCACGCGCTGTCGGCCGCCTTCAAACGCGTCGACAACCCGGTCATGCTCATCCGCCTCCGCCCGACCGACGCCGCCAAGGTCGTCAAGCGTCAGGGCCAGGAGGACTACAACTTCGGCGACTACTACGCGTACACGAAGATCTGCAGCCACGTGGGCTGCCCGACCTCCCTGTACGAGCAGCGAACCAACCGCATCCTCTGCCCCTGCCACCAGTCCCAGTTCGACGCGCTCCACTACGCCAAGCCGATTTTCGGGCCGGCGACCCGGCCCTTGGCCCAGCTTCCGATTACAGTGGACTCTGAGGGCTATTTGATCGCGCGCGGAGACTTCAACGAGGCCGTCGGACCGGCCTTTTGGGAGCGTAAGTCATGA